Proteins from a single region of Candidatus Methylomirabilota bacterium:
- a CDS encoding GTP-binding protein, whose product MAKQKFDRTKPHVNIGTIGHIDHGKTTLTSAITKVLHTKFNAVAVRD is encoded by the coding sequence ATGGCCAAGCAGAAGTTTGATCGGACGAAGCCGCACGTGAACATTGGGACGATTGGGCACATTGATCACGGCAAGACGACGTTGACGTCGGCGATCACGAAGGTGCTGCACACGAAGTTCAACGCGGTGGCGGTGCGGGAT